The proteins below are encoded in one region of Triticum aestivum cultivar Chinese Spring chromosome 1B, IWGSC CS RefSeq v2.1, whole genome shotgun sequence:
- the LOC542810 gene encoding glycine-rich protein 2, whose amino-acid sequence MGERLKGTVKWFNVTKGFGFISPEDGSEDLFVHQSAIKADGYRSLNENDVVEFEVITGDDGRTKATDVTAPGGGALAGGSRPSEGGGDRGGRGGGGYGGGGYGGGGGGYGGGGGGYGGGGGSYGGGGGYGGGGGGGRYGGGSGGGRECYKCGEEGHISRDCPQGGGGGGGGYGGGGGRGGGGGGGGCFSCGESGHFSRECPNKTN is encoded by the coding sequence ATGGGTGAGAGACTGAAGGGTACCGTGAAGTGGTTCAACGTGACCAAGGGGTTCGGCTTCATCTCCCCGGAGGACGGCAGCGAGGACCTCTTCGTCCACCAGTCCGCCATCAAGGCCGACGGCTACCGCAGCCTCAACGAGAACGACGTCGTCGAGTTCGAGGTCATCACCGGCGACGACGGGCGCACCAAGGCCACCGACGTCACCGCACCAGGAGGAGGTGCGCTCGCCGGCGGCTCCCGCCCTAGCGAAGGCGGTGGTGACCGCGGGGGTCGCGGCGGCGGTGGCTACGGTGGAGGCGGctatggcggtggcggcggcggctacggaggtggcggcggtggctacggaggtggcggcggcagctacggcggcggtggcggctacggaggtggtggtggcggcggccgcTACGGAGGAGGCAGCGGTGGCGGCCGTGAGTGCTACAAGTGCGGCGAGGAGGGCCACATCTCCAGGGACTGCCCccagggcggcggtggcggtggtggtggctacGGAGGCGGTGGCGGccgtggcggtggtggtggcggtggcggctgcTTCTCCTGCGGCGAGTCCGGCCACTTCTCGCGCGAGTGCCCCAACAAGACCAACTAG